The Sphingopyxis sp. TUF1 genome segment TCGCTCGAACAAAGGCAGGCGCTGCGTGCCGCGCGCGATCAGGCCGAACGCGCGGCGCGGATCGTACGCGCCAAGCGGCAGGAGGGCGCGTCGGACTCGCTCGAATGGCTCGATGCCGAGCGGACCTTTGCGGAAACCGAGGCGGTGCTTGCAGCGCAGGATGCGCAGATCTCGCGGCGGCAGATTGCGCTGTTCCGCGCGCTGGCGGGCGGCTGGTCGAACCAAAGCTCCTGACCCCCGTCAATTCGTCGGTGCGGAGCAGGGGCCTGCTTGGCACTGGACGATCGGGCGGCTAGTGGGGCGCCGCCGAAGCCTGCTGTGCCTTTGGAGGAAAAGATGATTACGTGCGTCGTCGATTACCGCATCAATCCCGACCAGATCGCTGCGTTCGAAAAATTCGCCCGCGCGTGGATATATCTCGTCAACAAGCATGGCGGGCAGCATCACGGATATTTCCTGCCATCCGAAGGCGCCAGCGACCGGGCGTTCGCGCTGTTCAGTTTTGAGAGCCTGGCCGCCTATGAACGCTATCGCCAGCTGTTCGGCGTCGACGCCGAATTCATCAAGGCGGATCGCATCCGCGACGCAAGCGGCTGTGTCATCCGGTACGAGCGGATGTTCATGCGGCCGCTGCTGCCTGCCGACGTGACGGGCATTCCCGAGGGCCTCGAATAGAAAGTCCCGGCAGTCTGCGCTCTGGCGGGCGGCCGGTCGCGTAAGGCTGCTCACCTTTATGAACCGTCATCCCGGCCTTCGCCGGGATGACGATGTAGGGAGGGCCGGGTGACGGAACCCAACCACACCATCGTTTACGCGGCTTTTACCAGTCCCGGTGCACAAGATTTACCGATATTGTGGCTGGGGATAAATGATGGACACCATGCGCGGACTGCTTTCGGGCAGTCACGGCCAGGACGACGAGGCGATCGATGCGCCCGCGGCCGTCGGCGTCGACGAACGGCGGATGCAGGTGCGCGCGTATAATCATTGGGCGTCGCTGCTCGCCGACCGCGCTTATCCCTCGGTCGAGGATCTCGACCTTGAAGGCGCCGATTTCGGTCCCAACGCGGTTCTGCTCGATTTCACGCAGGGGCTCGATAACCCCGGCATCGCCTTCCTTGGCGAACGGCTACGTGACGAATCGCAGATCGCCGAGGATGTCCATTATATCAGCCAGATCCCGGGCCGCTCGCTGCTGTCGCGGCTGACCGACCATTATCTGCAAATCATCGCCAATCGCGCGCCGATCGGTTTCGAGGCCGAGTTCGAGAATGATCGCGGCGTGACGATCATGTATCGCGGCATATTGCTGCCCTTTTCGTCCGACGACGACACGATCGATTTCATCATGGGCGTAATAAACTGGAAGGAAGCGGTTCCCGCCGAACAGGAAGCGGAATTGCTGCTGTCGGTCGAGCAGGCGCTGCGCAGTGCCGCACCGCTGACCGCGCCGGTGCCGGTGTGGGCCGACGGGCCCGACTCGCTGCACCTCGACGACGAATATCGCGTCGATGCCGCGCCGGGATTTGCCGCACTGGGAGACGTTACCGACCGGATCGGCGACGCCGACGGTGAGGACGACGACGCAGAAATGTCTGCCGATCCGGGCGCCGATGCCGAACTGGCCGACTGGCTTGCGCTGGCGCGCGAAACCGCCGAGCGCGCGATCGCCGCCGACAGCCGCAGCCGCAGCGCGCTGTATCAGGCGGTCGGCAAGGCGTGGGACTTCGCGCTTGCCGCCGAGGAACAGCCCGACGCCTTTGCCGCGCTGCTCGACGACGCCGGGCTGAAGGCGCAGGACCGCGCGCCGATGACGCCGGTGGTCAAGCTGGTTTTCGGCGCGGCCTATGACAAGACGCGGCTCGCCGAATATGCCTGCGCGCTGAGCCATGCGAAGGAAGTGGGCATCGCGCGCGGCGCACTTGCGGCCTATCTCGACAATTATCCGGGAGGGCTGAAGGGGCTGGTCAAGGATGCCCGCAAACGGCGCAAGCCGACCGCGACCGAGGAATCGTCCGAAACCGGACTGACCGTTCTGCGCAAGGCGCAGCCGGCGCTGATCCTGGAACATGACGCGGGCGACGCTGAATTCGTGCTGTTAATCGCGCGCGCCATGCCGGGCGGCCATGTCGGCATTGTCGCCAAGGCGGCCGACGATCCCGCGTTGGTCGCAAAGATCGCCAAGAAGGCAATCGCGATTACGTCGTAGATTATGATCCTCCCTGTGCCGCAGGCATGGGGAGGGGGACCGCCGCCGCAGGCGGTGGTGGAGGGGCCGCGACGTCGGCGCAAAAGCCCCTCCGTCAGCGCTTCGCGCTGCCACCTCCCCATGGCTTCGCCACAGGGAGGAGCGATTGCGCTGCGTAACAGACAATCCCAAAATTGAAATATTTTTGCGCGACGCACGAACGAGCCCTTGAGCCGCGCGCGCCAGAGGCGCATAGGGGGCGGCAGCGAACGGACCCCCGCCGATCGTCGGCTGGGATCCCTTTTTGTTCGGGATGCTGCACCTTATGCCCAAGATTCTGTCCGACACGCCGGAAACGGACACGCCGACCACCCCCGTCAAAATCCCTGCAAAAATTGCCGCCGCCTATCTGGAAGCGCTGGAAGGCAGCGCGCTCCCCGGCGAGGGCGACGACATGGACCGGGCCGCGCTTGTCGAGGCAAGCCAGTTCGCCGCGCGC includes the following:
- a CDS encoding NIPSNAP family protein; translated protein: MITCVVDYRINPDQIAAFEKFARAWIYLVNKHGGQHHGYFLPSEGASDRAFALFSFESLAAYERYRQLFGVDAEFIKADRIRDASGCVIRYERMFMRPLLPADVTGIPEGLE